The DNA sequence AAGTCATCTTCGGCCAGGGCAAGACGCCGGAGCAGATCGTGGCTATCGCCAGGGAGATACTCACGCGTTCCGACAAGCTGCTGGTGACCCGCGCCACCGCGGACGCCTTCGCGGTCGTCAAGGCCGCGTTGCCCGACGCCGTGTACCATCCCCAGGCCAACGTCATCACCCTGGACCGCGCGCCCGCGTCCGCGCGACGCCGGGGCGTCATCGTGCTCAGCGCGGGCACATCGGACATACCTGTCGCGGAGGAGGCCGTCATCACCTGCGAGCTGATGGGCAACGAGGTGGAGAAGGCCTACGACGTGGGGGTCGCGGGCGTGCACCGCCTCTTGGACCGCGTGCCCCAGCTTCAGCAGGCGCGGGTGCTTGTAGTGGTGGCCGGAATGGAGGGGGCGCTCCCCAGCGTGGTAGCGGGCCTGGTGCGCGTGCCGGTCATAGGCGTGCCCACCAGCGTGGGGTACGGCGCCAGCTTCGGCGGCATCACCGCGCTGCTGGCCATGCTCAACAGTTGCGCCCCGGGCACGTCCGTGGTGAACATAGACAACGGCTTCGGCGCGGGCTACCTGGCCGCGCTCATCAACCTGGGACGGGAATAGGCCGCGCGCCTACGGTTGCAGGAACCAGTAGTGGTAGGCTGAGTACCTGAACGGATTCCGGCGCACCCCGTCCATCTCAAGGATGAACTCCATCTCTACATCCGGCGCGGTGATGAGAGTGCTCGGCACCTGGAACGTGTCCTCGCTCCAGTAACGCAGAGCAAGAGGCACCCTGGCCTCTGGCAACTGCGCGTCCGCGTACCACGGCAAAGCCTTCGCGACCTCCGGCGGCACGGGCGCGCTCGCATCCGCGGACCACACGCCGGCGTCCTGCCCGTTCACCCGCACCCGAATGCGAAACGCCTCCCGCGAGTACGACCGCCGCACGATGAGCAGCGGCGCGCCGGGCGTGACGCGCACGGTCATCCGCTCACCGCCGAGCGCGAGCCTCCCGCCGTCCATGACGTCACCCCCATTCACGTAAGGCGAGCGGACGACGTTGTTCCCTATGTTGACCCCGTCCGTTCGAGGCAGGAGCCTGTACACGTGCTGCCGCTCGCTCACCAGGTCCGCCACGTCCACGACGTCCACCACGCGCGAAAGGCCCGGCGCGGGCGCCGACCGCATCCTGTCGCCGCTGCCCGCCAGCGACCAGTCCGGCCGCAGCAGGTCCATCTGCGCCTCGCCCGCGATGCTTGC is a window from the Dehalococcoidia bacterium genome containing:
- the larB gene encoding nickel pincer cofactor biosynthesis protein LarB, translated to VIFGQGKTPEQIVAIAREILTRSDKLLVTRATADAFAVVKAALPDAVYHPQANVITLDRAPASARRRGVIVLSAGTSDIPVAEEAVITCELMGNEVEKAYDVGVAGVHRLLDRVPQLQQARVLVVVAGMEGALPSVVAGLVRVPVIGVPTSVGYGASFGGITALLAMLNSCAPGTSVVNIDNGFGAGYLAALINLGRE